Part of the Chthoniobacterales bacterium genome is shown below.
GCTACCTTGCGTGAATCGGGGAAGCTGTTAGTGCGTTTTCGAGAAATCATGGAAACTGCTGACCTCAAATGAGACCAAGGACTAACTAGGCGATGCGGCGCGCGCTCCGGGTTCGTCTCTGTCTAAGTTAACTGGAGAATTTCGCGGAATTGTGCGCACCAGTCGGGTTGCGTGCGCATGAGTTCCGACCAAGCCGGGAGGGGAACGGGGGTGTTTTCCAGGGGGCGATCCAGCACGGCGGAAAACTTCTCAACTAACATCGTTTCCTCGTCCTCGGGAAAATGCAGTCGGTTGAGCAAGGCGACGTGACGATAGCGACGGAGGGTGTGCCTCGCGGAGTGTTGGTAGGCGCTGCGCAAGGCTTGCAAGAAATCGGGGGTGAGGCGCATTCCTTCCCGCGCAAGATGGTGCAGCAGGCAGGAGCTAATGTCGGCGGCCAGTCGAGTTAGACCGCTATCTGCACGGCCATCTTCTAACACTTGATGCTTGTGCTCGTAGTTGGAGCCGAGGTCGATCTGCGCGACGGCTTCCGGCGGCAGGGCGCGGTGCACGGAGCAGAGAAGATCCATTTCCAATCCCCAGGCATCGGAGAGGGAAAATTGGGCCAGATCGGAGAGCCGCCCGCCAAATTCCCCGGCGAGCGGGTAGCGAAAACTATCGAGGAAATCGAGCAGCGGAGAGTGGCCCTCGACCCGCACGAGGGCGCGCAAAAGCGGGCCGACGAATAGGCGGGTGACGCGTCCGTAGAGCTGACCCCGTTCGCCTCCGTGTCGCGGGTAATAGCCCTTAATGAAGCGGTAGCCGAGAGCCGGGTCGAGCAGCGGCCAGGTGAGGAGGGCGGGCAGTTCGCGCGAGTAATGGAGGATGTCGCAATCGTGCGTGATGACGCATTCGCAGCCGCCCCGGAGGATGAGCCAGCCGAGGGCGGTCCAGAGGTTGAAGCCCTTGCCGGAGCGCGGTTCGGGGAGGAGGGCTTGCAGCGCGGGATCGTCGTTCCAGAGAAGAGTGATGCGCGGGTGATCGGCGAGTTGGGCGCGAATGTCCGGGAGGTCGTCGGCGGTGGCCTGGTTGAGGCTGACAACGATCTGGGAAAGATAGTGGGCGTGCCGGATTTCCGCGAGAATGGAGCGCATCGCCGGACGTCGGAAGTCGTCCAGCGTGCAGGGTAATATGAGCGCAGTGCCATGCGACTCGGCGAGTGTCTCCAATTGCCTCTCCAATTCCTCCAGCGGGGTCGTATTCAGCCGGGGCAGCGTGCTGATGAGGCCACGCTGATGGAAGTCGCTCATGAAACCGGCGTTCCGGATGAAGCGGCAGGCTCCTCGTCGTCGTCATCATCGTCCTCCTCGATTTCCCGCCGCCAGCTTTTGGAAACGAAAGGACGGAAGAATCCGTAGAGCAGGTAGCTGATGAAGAGGACCGCGGGCATGACGCTATAGTAGCGGACCGTGAGCAGTATGATGACGATGACGCCGAGCAGGCGCGGGAGGGATTTCTGCGTGCGCCAGTTCACCGCCTTGAAGCTCGGGTATTTGAAGTGGCTGAACATCATCCACGAGAGAAACAGGAGCAACGGCGGAAGCAGGAAACGCCAGCGTCCGATCTCGTGGTCGTGTTCCTGCAGGCCGAGCATGAAGAGCGTGATCGACGCGGTCACACCCGCTGCGGCGGGAATGGGGATGCCGGAAAAATCCTTGTCCACGGGCTCGCCCGCTTGCTTGGCGGCGGCGATGCAGTTGAAGCGCGCCAGCCGCAACGCTCCACAGACTAGATAAACCGAGGCCACCAGCCAGCCGGGATCGAAGTCGCGCAGGACGATCCGATATACCAGCAACGCCGGGGCGACGCCGAAGGAAACGATGTCGGCGAGGGAGTCAAACTCGCGTCCAAAGGGGCTTTCCGCCCCAGCCATCCGGGCCATGCGGCCATCGAGAATATCGAAAACGCAGGCACCCAAAATGAGCAGGATGGCTTCGCGATAATAGACAAACGGATTTCCCAGAATGGGATCGCTTTGGACTTGGATCAGCGCGCCCTCGATGATGCGCAGGATCGCCGTGAAGCCGCAGAATAAATTTCCCGCCGTCATCAGGTTCGGCAGGAGATAGATTTTGGGTTCGCCTTCGCGCATGGGAGTCAGGTTCTAATCGGCCAGCTCGGCGATGGGAGTGGTGCCGCATTTCACCCGATCTCCGATCTTCACGAGCAATTTCGCGTCAAGCGGCAGATAGACTTCCGTGCGCGAGCCGAAGCGGATCATGCCAAAGTGGTCGCCTTTTTTCAGTTCGTCGCCAACCGCGCTCCACGGAACAATGCGCCGCGCGATGGCCCCGGTGATCTGGCGGACGACGAAGGTGACCCGGGAATTTTGGAAGCCCCAGGTGATGTATTCGTTGAGCGTGGTGGCGTCGGGATGGCGCGCGTCGAGCATTTTGCCGAGGTGATGCGCCCGGTGGATGACGCGTCCGGCGAGCGGAGCCCGGTTCGTATGGACGTCGAAAACGGAAAGAAAAATGCCGACGCGCTGCATTTTGGAATTGGTCACTTCGGGCTCGAGCATTTCACCCACAATATCGGCCACGACCCCGTCAGCGGCCGCCACAACGAGCGAATCGCCGGGAGGAATCACTCGAATCGGGTCGCGAAAAAAGTAAAACACGTAAATGATGAGGAGCAGCCACAAGCCCACGAGCAAGGTGCCCAGAATGGCAAACCAGATGCTTAAAATTGCTGATCCGACCGCCAGAGCGACCACAATTGCCAAGATCCAACGAGCCTCATAGATAGTTTGCCAGCGCATAAGCCCCTAGTCTCGACACGGAGAAACCAGCGTCAAGCGTAAGTTCCCGGATCGAGATCGGTTCAGCAGCCAAGTTAGATAGTTTGCTCCTAATTCATTGACAAGACAGGCGCATCGTCTTAATGCCATACTGATTGAAGCGATGCCGATCAGCGGGCTCGCAGATGCCCCTTTAGCGTAACTTTCACCCCCCCAAGCCTCTTTTCCTGGAAGGCACCCACTAAAAAGGCGAAAGCCAACCAATTTATGAGACTCAACCCATTTATCGCGACCTGCCTCGGAATCCTTCTCGCATGGTCATCCGCCCAAGCGCAAACGCAGCAAGTGCCTGCTAATGATAACTTTGCCAATCGCGAGGTTATTTATGGCACCAACCACATTAGTTTTGGAAATAATGTTCTAGCTACCACAGAAACAAACGACCGGGGTTATTCCATCAGCTCTGTGTCACACACAGTGTGGTGGAGCTGGACTGCGCCGGTGGATGGGGTCGTTACCATTGATACGAATGGAAGTAGTTTCGATACGACCATGGCGGTTTTCACAGGCAATTCCCTGTCAAATTTGTTCATTGTAACCGAAGTTCAAGGCAACCAGCTTTACTTTGCAGAGGATGATGATGCCGGGATTGGCTTGGCCAGTTTGGTCACATTCACGGCTCAAGCCGGGGTTACCTATCAAATTTCCATCGATGGGTTTGTCGGAAACATCGGCTTCATCGAGTTAAATCTGGCCATGAAGTTTACGCCTCCCAGCAACGATAATTTTGCCAACAGGCAGGTTGTGAATGGCGCTGGAGCAACCATCTCTGCCACCAATGTGGGTGGCACTAGAGAATTTGGTGAGCCAAATCACGCTGGCAATGCGGGGGGCGAATCCCTCTGGTACAGCTGGACGGCACCCCGAACGGGCTTGGTGCAGATAAAATCCACCGGTACAAACTTCGATACCATTTTGGGAGTGTATGTCGGTGATGGCTTGGGTGCATTGTTCGATGCCTCGAGCTCTGCGAATTCTGGCGTAATAAATTCGACCCCAAACGAACTCGATTTCAAAGTCATCGGCGGGGAGACTTATGCGATTGCGGTAGATGGCATGGACGGGCGGGTGGGATCGTTCACGCTGACGGTGGCCCAGGGACCCGCAATTTCATTAAGCGGCGTCCTCAATTATGGCTCTCGCAAAGTTAAGTCGAAGACCACTCTCACGTTGAAAATAGTGAACACCGGCACAACGACTTTAAAAATTCGTGGCATCGACTGTCCATCTGGCTACGAAGCCCGATATAGCGGCAGTCTTGCTCCCGGAAGGAGTAAATCGGTGCGCGTAATCTTTTCCCCAAACCGAAAGGGCACTTTTAACAGTTACTTGACTGTCAGAAGCAATGCCGCTGCCGGAAATAATAAAAGGCGCTTGACTGGCACAGGCTACTAAAGCCCCCGCTGGGCTTTAGTAGACAGCTCCAGCCATAGGCTTGAGTGCTTCGGAGTATATTTGAGCTATGCGGCTGCTTCCGCAGAGGTGATAGCGACGTATGGCCAGACAATCTGATGCTTTTCTGCGAATGGCATTGACGGTGGGTGGCTTCCCACTATTTTCTACGCCTCGCAACCACACTATTATCTATTATTTATGAGCATCAAAATCGGCATTAACGGCTTCGGACGCATCGGTCGTCTCGTCTTTCGCGCAATCTGTGACCAAGGCCTTCTCGGCAAAGAAATCGAAGTCGTCGCAGTGAACGACCTCGTCGGTGCCGACAACCTCGCCTACCTCGTCAAATACGATTCGACCCAAGGTCGCGCCAAGGAGGAAGTTTACTCCAAGAAATCCAGTCCTGAAGTGCCCGAGGACGACATCTTGGTTGTCGATGGCCACGAGATCAAATGTCTCGCCGTCAAGGAAGGCCCGACCGCATTGCCTTGGGCCGCGCTTGGCGTGGATATTGTTATTGAATCGACCGGCCTCTTCGTCGATGCCGCCAAAGCTCGCGGCCACATCACCGCTGGGGCCAAAAAAGTCATCATTTCCGCTCCTGGCAAGGACGAGGATATCACGATCGTCATGGGCGTGAATCACGAGAAATACGATCCGGCGAACCACCACATCATTTCCAATGCGAGTTGCACGACGAACTGCCTTGCTCCCGTTGTTCACGTGCTCCTGAAGGAAGGTTTCGGCATCGAGGAAGGCCTCATGACCACCGTCCACAGCTACACTGCGACTCAGAAAACCGTCGATGGCGCTTCCAAGAAAGATTGGAAAGGTGGCCGTTCCGCCGCGATCAACATCATCCCATCCACCACTGGCGCTGCGAAAGCGGTCGGACTCGCCATTCCTGAGGTCAAAGGCAAACTCACTGGCATGTCATTCCGCGTGCCGACTCCTACGGTTTCTGTGGTCGATCTCACTGTCAAAACCGTGAAATCCACCAGCTACGAGGAGATCAAAGCCGCCATGAAAAAGGCCAGCGAGACCTACTTGAAGGGCATTCTGGGCTACACCGAGGACGAAGTCGTTTCGACCGATTTCATCCACGATACGCACTCCTCGATCTTCGACGCCGGCAGCGGCATCGCCTTGAACGATAAATTCTTCAAACTGATCAGCTGGTATGACAACGAGTGGGGTTACAGCAATCGCTGCGTTGATCTCTTGAAATACATCGCGGACAAAGGCGTCTGATTTAGATCCAACTCCGATGGCCAAGAAAGACATCCGCGACATCAAAGTCACCGGGAAACGCGTCCTCGTGCGCGTCGATTTTAACGTCCCGCTCGACGACAAACCCGGCGGGATGGTCATTACCGACGACACCCGGATCAAGGAAACGCTGCCCACGCTGCGCTACCTCGTCGAGCAGGGCGCAAAAGTCATCCTTTGCAGCCATCTCGGACGCCCAAAAGGCCAGGTCGATCTCAAGCAAAGCCTGCGTCCCGTCGCCGCACGACTGGCGGAAATGCTCTCCATCCCGGTGGCATTTTCCAGTGTTTGTGTTGGACCCGAAGCCGTCGAAAAATCGCAGGCGCTCGATCCGGGTGAGATTCTTCTCTTGGAAAATGTCCGCTTCATGCCGGGTGAGGAAAAGAACGACCCCGCACTTGCCAAGCAGTTTGCCGAGCTCGCCGACATCTACGTCAACGACGCTTTCGGCTCCGCCCATCGCGCTCACGCCTCCACTGAGGGCGTTGCCCACCTCGTTCCGATTGCGGTTTCCGGCCTCCTCATGGAAAAGGAACTCCACTTCCTCGGCGACGAACTGCAAAACCCGGCCAAACCCTTCGTCGTCATCCTCGGCGGCGCGAAAGTCTCCGACAAAATCCAAGTCATCGATGCGCTGCTCGAAAAAGCCGACACCATTCTCATCGGCGGCGGCATGGCTTATACCTTTGGCCTCGCCCTCGGCAAAAAAATCGGCAAATCCCTCTCCGAGCCCGACAAGGTGGACACCGCCAAGCTCGCGCTCGCCAAAGCCAAGGCCAAGGGAGTTAAATTCCTATTGCCGGTCGATAACTACATCGTCGAAACCCTCGATTTTAAGAACAAAACCGTCAGTCCCGGCAAAGTCACTGCGGTGGGCGAGGACATTCCCGATGGCTGGGAAGGCGTTGATATCGGACCTGAAACCATCAAATTGTTTTCCGCCGAAATCGCCTCCGCCAAAACCGTCCTCTGGAACGGCCCCATGGGCGTCTTCGAGATCAAAGATTGCGCCAAAGGCACCTTTGCCCTCGCCGAAGTCATCGCGCAAAATCAGTCCGCCAAAACCAT
Proteins encoded:
- a CDS encoding glycosyl transferase, with amino-acid sequence MSDFHQRGLISTLPRLNTTPLEELERQLETLAESHGTALILPCTLDDFRRPAMRSILAEIRHAHYLSQIVVSLNQATADDLPDIRAQLADHPRITLLWNDDPALQALLPEPRSGKGFNLWTALGWLILRGGCECVITHDCDILHYSRELPALLTWPLLDPALGYRFIKGYYPRHGGERGQLYGRVTRLFVGPLLRALVRVEGHSPLLDFLDSFRYPLAGEFGGRLSDLAQFSLSDAWGLEMDLLCSVHRALPPEAVAQIDLGSNYEHKHQVLEDGRADSGLTRLAADISSCLLHHLAREGMRLTPDFLQALRSAYQHSARHTLRRYRHVALLNRLHFPEDEETMLVEKFSAVLDRPLENTPVPLPAWSELMRTQPDWCAQFREILQLT
- the pssA gene encoding CDP-diacylglycerol--serine O-phosphatidyltransferase — encoded protein: MREGEPKIYLLPNLMTAGNLFCGFTAILRIIEGALIQVQSDPILGNPFVYYREAILLILGACVFDILDGRMARMAGAESPFGREFDSLADIVSFGVAPALLVYRIVLRDFDPGWLVASVYLVCGALRLARFNCIAAAKQAGEPVDKDFSGIPIPAAAGVTASITLFMLGLQEHDHEIGRWRFLLPPLLLFLSWMMFSHFKYPSFKAVNWRTQKSLPRLLGVIVIILLTVRYYSVMPAVLFISYLLYGFFRPFVSKSWRREIEEDDDDDDEEPAASSGTPVS
- a CDS encoding phosphatidylserine decarboxylase; the encoded protein is MRWQTIYEARWILAIVVALAVGSAILSIWFAILGTLLVGLWLLLIIYVFYFFRDPIRVIPPGDSLVVAAADGVVADIVGEMLEPEVTNSKMQRVGIFLSVFDVHTNRAPLAGRVIHRAHHLGKMLDARHPDATTLNEYITWGFQNSRVTFVVRQITGAIARRIVPWSAVGDELKKGDHFGMIRFGSRTEVYLPLDAKLLVKIGDRVKCGTTPIAELAD
- a CDS encoding DUF1573 domain-containing protein, whose amino-acid sequence is MRLNPFIATCLGILLAWSSAQAQTQQVPANDNFANREVIYGTNHISFGNNVLATTETNDRGYSISSVSHTVWWSWTAPVDGVVTIDTNGSSFDTTMAVFTGNSLSNLFIVTEVQGNQLYFAEDDDAGIGLASLVTFTAQAGVTYQISIDGFVGNIGFIELNLAMKFTPPSNDNFANRQVVNGAGATISATNVGGTREFGEPNHAGNAGGESLWYSWTAPRTGLVQIKSTGTNFDTILGVYVGDGLGALFDASSSANSGVINSTPNELDFKVIGGETYAIAVDGMDGRVGSFTLTVAQGPAISLSGVLNYGSRKVKSKTTLTLKIVNTGTTTLKIRGIDCPSGYEARYSGSLAPGRSKSVRVIFSPNRKGTFNSYLTVRSNAAAGNNKRRLTGTGY
- the gap gene encoding type I glyceraldehyde-3-phosphate dehydrogenase, whose translation is MSIKIGINGFGRIGRLVFRAICDQGLLGKEIEVVAVNDLVGADNLAYLVKYDSTQGRAKEEVYSKKSSPEVPEDDILVVDGHEIKCLAVKEGPTALPWAALGVDIVIESTGLFVDAAKARGHITAGAKKVIISAPGKDEDITIVMGVNHEKYDPANHHIISNASCTTNCLAPVVHVLLKEGFGIEEGLMTTVHSYTATQKTVDGASKKDWKGGRSAAINIIPSTTGAAKAVGLAIPEVKGKLTGMSFRVPTPTVSVVDLTVKTVKSTSYEEIKAAMKKASETYLKGILGYTEDEVVSTDFIHDTHSSIFDAGSGIALNDKFFKLISWYDNEWGYSNRCVDLLKYIADKGV
- a CDS encoding phosphoglycerate kinase translates to MAKKDIRDIKVTGKRVLVRVDFNVPLDDKPGGMVITDDTRIKETLPTLRYLVEQGAKVILCSHLGRPKGQVDLKQSLRPVAARLAEMLSIPVAFSSVCVGPEAVEKSQALDPGEILLLENVRFMPGEEKNDPALAKQFAELADIYVNDAFGSAHRAHASTEGVAHLVPIAVSGLLMEKELHFLGDELQNPAKPFVVILGGAKVSDKIQVIDALLEKADTILIGGGMAYTFGLALGKKIGKSLSEPDKVDTAKLALAKAKAKGVKFLLPVDNYIVETLDFKNKTVSPGKVTAVGEDIPDGWEGVDIGPETIKLFSAEIASAKTVLWNGPMGVFEIKDCAKGTFALAEVIAQNQSAKTIIGGGDSVKAVKRAGVSDKVTFISTGGGASLELLEGKVLPGVAALADK